The following coding sequences lie in one Spinacia oleracea cultivar Varoflay chromosome 1, BTI_SOV_V1, whole genome shotgun sequence genomic window:
- the LOC110794560 gene encoding probable pectate lyase 18, whose protein sequence is MARYAMLIFFFFFLITLLAPTFVLSSTAVVPDPELVVHEVHRSINESIARRNLGYLSCGTGNPIDDCWRCDPNWHDNRQRLADCAIGFGKNAIGGKNGRIYVVTDSGDDNPVNPKPGTLRYAVVQDEPLWIIFERDMVIRLKEELIMNSFKTIDGRGASVHIAGGPCITIQYVTNIIIHGINVHDCKQGGNAMVRSNPHHYGWRTISDGDGVSLFGASHVWVDHVSLSNCMDGLIDAIMGSTAITISNNYMTHHDKVMLLGHSDSYTDDKNMQATIAFNHFGEGLVQRMPRCRHGYFHVVNNDYTHWEMYAIGGSANPTINSQGNRFLAPDRRFSKEVTKHEDAPEDEWKNWNWRSEGDLMLNGAFFTPSGAGASASYARASSLGARPSTLVGSITSTAGALNCRKGSRC, encoded by the exons ATGGCTAGATATGCAATGttaatcttcttcttcttcttcttaattaCTTTGTTAGCCCCTACCTTTGTTCTTTCTTCAACAGCAGTTGTCCCTGACCCTGAACTTGTGGTACATGAGGTACATAG GAGTATCAATGAGTCCATTGCTAGGAGGAACTTGGGCTACCTTTCATGTGGAACAGGAAACCCCATTGATGATTGTTGGAGGTGTGACCCGAACTGGCACGACAACCGCCAACGGCTAGCCGATTGTGCAATCGGGTTCGGTAAGAATGCAATCGGAGGCAAAAACGGGCGCATTTACGTGGTGACAGACTCGGGTGATGATAACCCGGTTAACCCAAAACCCGGGACCCTTAGGTATGCTGTGGTCCAAGATGAGCCATTATGGATCATATTCGAAAGAGATATGGTAATCAGATTAAAAGAAGAGTTGATCATGAACTCCTTCAAAACAATTGATGGAAGAGGAGCTAGTGTCCACATTGCAGGTGGGCCATGCATCACCATACAATACGTGACTAATATCATCATACATGGTATCAATGTACATGATTGTAAGCAAGGTGGGAATGCTATGGTACGGAGCAACCCTCACCACTACGGATGGCGGACGATATCGGACGGTGACGGTGTGTCCCTCTTTGGTGCTAGCCATGTTTGGGTTGACCATGTTTCGTTGTCAAATTGTATGGATGGGTTGATTGATGCTATCATGGGTTCGACCGCCATCACTATTTCTAACAATTATATGACTCACCATGACAAGGTTATGTTGTTGGGACATAGTGATTCATACACTGATGACAAGAATATGCAAGCTACCATTGCTTTTAATCACTTTGGTGAAGGTCTTGTTCAAAGGATGCCAAg ATGTAGACATGGTTACTTCCATGTGGTAAACAATGACTACACCCATTGGGAAATGTATGCCATAGGTGGAAGTGCTAACCCTACCATCAACAGCCAAGGCAACAGATTTTTGGCCCCTGATAGAAGGTTTAGCAAAGAG GTGACTAAACACGAGGATGCACCAGAAGATGAATGGAAGAATTGGAATTGGAGGTCAGAAGGTGACCTAATGCTCAATGGTGCATTTTTTACGCCATCGGGTGCTGGTGCTTCAGCAAGCTATGCAAGGGCCTCAAGTTTGGGAGCTAGGCCATCTACCCTTGTTGGCTCAATTACTTCTACTGCCGGTGCACTTAATTGCAGGAAGGGATCTCGTTGCTGA